One region of Hoeflea sp. 108 genomic DNA includes:
- a CDS encoding branched-chain amino acid ABC transporter substrate-binding protein, with product MRSKTIIIAALAASFPAMAAQAEPLRVGVAAPLSGPSAMLGEQVKAGAAMAAASSGAELTFADDQCSAAGGRKAAKSFVDAKVQTAIGFLCTEALEAALPALKDAQIPVIAVGVRTDSLTDGRAKTGWPVLRLAPRGDAEHDAAGTLLTRLWANELFAIVDDGTIYGRELAESFRAAAEQAGLKPVFVDTFRPQLDNQVALVGRLRKAGATHVFVGGDGEDIAVMARDAAAAGADIVFAGGETLRVADRTVSPTAGTLMVAPPDWIDVARPQVLQAFEAQKIIPEGYTLPAYAAVEISDAAAKASAASGKPITEAFAGRDFDTVLGKLRFDAKGDLQDNAFRLFRFDGTNYVPLEGQTPG from the coding sequence ATGCGATCGAAAACGATCATCATTGCCGCGCTGGCCGCATCGTTTCCGGCGATGGCAGCGCAGGCCGAGCCGCTCAGGGTCGGCGTCGCGGCTCCGCTGTCGGGCCCGTCGGCCATGCTCGGAGAGCAGGTGAAGGCGGGCGCGGCCATGGCAGCCGCGAGCTCCGGCGCCGAACTGACATTTGCCGACGACCAGTGCTCGGCTGCGGGCGGCCGCAAGGCGGCGAAGAGCTTCGTCGACGCAAAGGTGCAAACGGCCATCGGCTTTCTCTGCACCGAGGCACTGGAAGCCGCCCTGCCCGCGCTCAAGGATGCGCAGATTCCAGTCATTGCGGTGGGCGTACGCACCGACAGCCTGACTGACGGCCGCGCCAAGACGGGCTGGCCGGTGTTGCGCTTGGCGCCGCGCGGCGACGCCGAGCACGATGCGGCAGGAACGCTCCTGACGCGACTGTGGGCCAACGAGCTGTTCGCCATCGTCGATGATGGCACGATCTATGGCCGAGAGCTGGCCGAAAGCTTCCGCGCAGCGGCCGAGCAGGCTGGGCTGAAACCAGTCTTTGTCGACACATTCCGTCCCCAGCTTGACAACCAGGTGGCACTGGTCGGGCGCCTGCGCAAGGCGGGCGCCACGCATGTGTTCGTCGGCGGCGACGGTGAGGACATCGCGGTGATGGCGCGCGATGCCGCCGCTGCTGGAGCAGACATTGTGTTTGCCGGCGGTGAGACGCTCCGTGTAGCCGACCGCACAGTGTCGCCGACAGCGGGCACGCTGATGGTCGCCCCGCCTGATTGGATCGACGTTGCGAGACCGCAGGTGTTGCAGGCCTTCGAGGCACAGAAAATCATTCCCGAAGGCTACACCCTGCCCGCCTATGCGGCGGTGGAGATATCAGATGCGGCTGCCAAGGCTTCGGCCGCGAGCGGCAAGCCGATTACCGAGGCCTTTGCCGGGCGAGACTTCGACACGGTCCTGGGCAAGCTGCGCTTCGACGCCAAGGGCGATCTCCAGGACAACGCGTTCCGCCTGTTTCGCTTCGACGGGACCAACTATGTGCCGCTGGAAGGGCAAACGCCGGGATAG
- a CDS encoding flavin reductase family protein, producing MLKKFEVGPQAYRDAMSHFAGAVHLVTTDGVAGKRGATVIAACSVSDNPPMVLVCVNRENPKNDAFVKNGNFALNTLSARHEPLAVAFSGVTGMPPEERFALAEWQVLASGAPVLLDAVAVFDCELVDAKEMATHRIMFGKVTGLRIGDNLRPLIYHGRSYHVL from the coding sequence GTGCTGAAGAAGTTTGAAGTCGGGCCGCAGGCCTATCGCGACGCGATGAGCCATTTCGCAGGCGCTGTCCATCTGGTCACCACGGACGGAGTGGCGGGCAAACGCGGCGCGACCGTCATTGCCGCCTGCTCGGTTTCGGACAACCCGCCTATGGTGCTTGTCTGCGTCAACCGCGAAAACCCCAAGAACGACGCCTTCGTCAAGAACGGCAACTTTGCGCTCAACACGCTGAGTGCAAGGCACGAACCGCTGGCGGTGGCGTTTTCCGGCGTCACCGGCATGCCGCCGGAAGAACGATTCGCACTTGCCGAGTGGCAGGTGCTCGCCTCTGGCGCGCCAGTGCTGCTCGATGCGGTGGCTGTGTTCGATTGCGAACTGGTCGATGCCAAGGAGATGGCCACCCATCGCATCATGTTCGGCAAGGTGACAGGCCTGCGTATCGGCGATAATCTTCGCCCGTTGATCTATCACGGCCGCAGCTACCACGTGCTCTAG
- a CDS encoding MoxR family ATPase, producing the protein MTASATRPFPNSIDETLEMLAGADYVADRALATVLFLSLRMRRPLFLEGEAGVGKTEIAKVLASALGRRLIRLQCYEGLDVSSAVYEWNYAAQMIEIRMEEATGKVDRNDMEKNVFSEKYLIRRPVLDALTGKEGAAPVFLIDELDRTDEAFEAFLLEILSDYQVTVPELGTIKAEEPPIVVITTNRTREIHDALKRRCLYHWVDYPNAERELEIVRRKVPQANQRLSAEVVRFIQRLREIELFKVPGVAETIDWAGALTELDKVALDPETVSDTIGVLLKYQDDIARIEQGEGRRILNEVKAELAAAE; encoded by the coding sequence ATGACCGCATCAGCGACGCGTCCGTTTCCGAATTCGATCGACGAGACGCTCGAAATGCTCGCCGGCGCAGACTATGTCGCCGACCGCGCGCTGGCGACGGTACTGTTCCTGTCCCTGCGCATGCGCCGCCCGCTGTTTCTCGAAGGCGAGGCCGGCGTCGGCAAGACCGAGATCGCCAAGGTCCTGGCCAGCGCACTTGGCCGCCGGCTGATCCGGCTGCAGTGTTACGAGGGCCTCGACGTCTCCTCCGCCGTCTACGAGTGGAACTATGCGGCGCAGATGATCGAGATCCGCATGGAGGAGGCGACCGGCAAGGTCGACCGCAACGATATGGAGAAGAACGTCTTCTCCGAGAAATACCTGATCCGCCGTCCGGTCCTCGACGCCCTCACAGGCAAGGAGGGGGCGGCCCCGGTCTTCCTGATCGACGAACTCGACCGCACCGACGAGGCCTTCGAGGCCTTCCTGCTCGAAATCCTCTCCGACTATCAGGTGACGGTGCCCGAACTCGGTACGATCAAGGCGGAGGAGCCGCCGATCGTCGTCATCACCACCAACCGCACCCGCGAGATTCATGACGCGCTCAAGCGCCGTTGCCTGTACCATTGGGTCGACTATCCCAATGCCGAGCGCGAACTGGAGATCGTGCGCCGCAAGGTGCCGCAGGCCAATCAGCGGCTTTCGGCCGAGGTTGTGCGGTTCATCCAGCGGCTGCGCGAGATCGAACTATTCAAGGTGCCCGGCGTGGCCGAGACCATCGACTGGGCCGGAGCGTTGACCGAACTTGACAAGGTCGCACTTGATCCCGAGACCGTGTCAGACACCATTGGCGTGCTCCTGAAGTACCAGGACGACATCGCCCGCATAGAGCAGGGTGAGGGCCGCCGGATCCTCAACGAGGTGAAGGCGGAGCTGGCGGCAGCGGAGTAG
- a CDS encoding P1 family peptidase: protein MLKAGPLNLITDVTGLSVGNAADDKLKSGVTVVVCDKPATAAVQVLGGAPGTRETDLLEAHNTVEAINAIALSGGSAFGLDAASGVQAALREKGVGFAMRDQVIPIVPAAILFDMLNGGNKDWGRYPPYRELGYEATQMAARTFDLGTVGAGTGALTAGLKGGLGSASTVLPNGVTVGALVAVNATGSVTVGRSRHFWAAPFELDGEFGGLGYPSPMPADAARVAKKYEEENNAVANTTIAVIATDAVLTKAAAKRLAISAHDGFTRAIWPVHTPFDGDLVFGLATGASGIEVGAADVIDFYAAATSTMARAIARGVFAATPLAGDRMQVWSAHTG, encoded by the coding sequence ATGTTGAAGGCCGGACCGCTGAACCTCATCACCGACGTCACCGGGCTGTCGGTCGGCAATGCCGCTGACGACAAGCTCAAGTCGGGCGTGACAGTGGTGGTGTGCGACAAGCCGGCGACGGCTGCAGTCCAAGTGCTGGGCGGCGCGCCAGGCACGCGAGAAACCGACCTGCTAGAAGCCCACAACACGGTCGAGGCAATCAACGCCATCGCTCTATCGGGTGGCTCGGCTTTCGGCCTTGATGCGGCTTCTGGCGTGCAGGCGGCGCTGCGCGAGAAGGGCGTCGGCTTTGCCATGCGCGACCAGGTGATCCCGATCGTGCCGGCGGCGATCCTGTTCGACATGCTGAATGGCGGCAACAAGGACTGGGGCCGTTATCCGCCCTATCGCGAGCTTGGCTATGAGGCGACGCAAATGGCGGCGCGCACCTTCGACCTTGGTACGGTCGGCGCCGGTACCGGCGCGCTGACTGCCGGGCTCAAGGGCGGGCTGGGTTCGGCCTCGACAGTGCTGCCCAACGGCGTGACCGTCGGCGCCCTGGTCGCAGTCAACGCCACAGGTTCGGTGACCGTCGGACGCAGCAGGCATTTCTGGGCTGCACCATTCGAGCTGGATGGCGAGTTCGGCGGGCTGGGCTACCCCTCGCCGATGCCTGCCGACGCGGCGCGTGTCGCCAAGAAATACGAGGAAGAAAACAACGCCGTCGCCAACACCACCATCGCCGTGATCGCCACCGACGCCGTGCTGACCAAGGCTGCGGCAAAGCGGCTGGCGATATCAGCCCATGATGGCTTCACCCGCGCCATCTGGCCCGTACATACGCCGTTCGACGGCGATCTCGTCTTCGGGCTGGCGACCGGCGCGAGCGGCATCGAGGTCGGAGCCGCCGATGTCATCGACTTCTACGCAGCAGCGACATCTACCATGGCGCGCGCGATCGCGCGCGGCGTGTTTGCCGCTACACCCTTGGCAGGCGACAGGATGCAGGTTTGGTCGGCCCATACGGGCTGA
- a CDS encoding DUF2259 domain-containing protein, which produces MKLFKLFCLAGMSLVAASAAHAGDAAELNVLGFSADGKVFGFEEFGVQDGSGFAYANRFYIDTTTDKFLADTPVRVMLEDESKGVQAARDEARQRGEKSVKDSELGANRGTLAGFNAVTEISADPYRMVVNPRPVFPPIDPQLAFQLEEVSFGELERCPGIGPVKGFKLTKIGAQPGDKAEILQEDKDVPQSRGCPTGYRIGGVQTFFAPDGKMSYAVLVTVIRHGFEGPDHRWLAVTGRS; this is translated from the coding sequence ATGAAACTCTTCAAGCTCTTTTGCCTTGCCGGCATGTCGCTGGTCGCCGCATCGGCCGCCCATGCGGGCGACGCCGCCGAGTTGAACGTGCTCGGCTTCAGCGCTGACGGCAAGGTCTTCGGCTTCGAGGAGTTCGGCGTCCAGGATGGTTCTGGCTTTGCCTACGCCAACCGTTTCTACATCGACACGACGACCGACAAGTTCCTGGCCGATACGCCCGTTCGCGTGATGCTGGAAGACGAGAGCAAGGGCGTGCAGGCAGCCCGCGACGAGGCGCGCCAGCGCGGCGAGAAGTCGGTCAAGGACAGCGAGCTTGGCGCCAACAGGGGCACGCTTGCGGGCTTCAATGCCGTCACAGAAATCAGCGCCGATCCGTACCGGATGGTGGTCAACCCGCGGCCGGTGTTCCCGCCCATCGACCCGCAGCTCGCGTTTCAACTGGAGGAGGTTTCCTTCGGCGAGCTGGAACGCTGCCCCGGCATCGGCCCGGTGAAAGGCTTCAAGCTTACGAAGATCGGCGCACAGCCCGGCGACAAGGCGGAGATACTGCAGGAAGACAAGGACGTGCCGCAGAGCCGCGGCTGCCCCACCGGCTACCGTATCGGCGGGGTGCAGACGTTCTTCGCGCCCGACGGCAAGATGTCCTATGCGGTGCTGGTGACCGTCATCCGCCACGGTTTCGAGGGTCCAGACCATCGCTGGCTCGCGGTCACCGGCAGGTCGTAG